A stretch of Aedes aegypti strain LVP_AGWG chromosome 2, AaegL5.0 Primary Assembly, whole genome shotgun sequence DNA encodes these proteins:
- the LOC5569281 gene encoding electron transfer flavoprotein-ubiquinone oxidoreductase, mitochondrial, translating into MARNILQLSKFPRVLLNSHRNYSEASAQFPKITTHYTLNPRDKDERWAEVDMERFADEADLLIVGGGPAGFSAAIRAKQIAAEKGQEIRVCLVEKASEVGGHILSGACLDPVALNELIPDWKEKEAPLNTPVTHDKFSYLTKSGKLPIPIFPGWPMDNRGNYVVRLGHVVAWLGQQAEELGVEIYPGTAAAEVLFHEDGSVKGIATGDVGISKSGAPKDTFARGMELHAKTTIFAEGCRGHLSKQLMTKFGLNAENDPQTYGIGLKEVWEIKPENHKPGLVEHTIGWPLDKNTYGGSFLYHLREPTPLVSVGFVIGLDYVNPYISPFQEFQRFKTHPKVRTVFEGGNRIAYGARALNEGGFQSLPKLTFPGGCLVGCAAGFMNVPRVKGSHYAMKSGMLAAESACEAILSGATQDKTGLEPKDYPDRIKESYVWKDLYKVRNARPSFHNALGLFGGVAYSGFTLLVGGREPWTLRHGAPDHTRLKPAKECKPIEYPKPDGKITFDLLSSVALTGTNHEGDQPAHLTLKDDTIPVKNNLAIYDGPEARFCPAGVYEFVPNEEGGNMKLQINAQNCIHCKTCDIKDVTQNINWVVPEGGGGPAYNGM; encoded by the exons TTCCGCGAGTTCTTTTAAACTCCCACCGTAACTATTCCGAGGCATCAGCACAATTTCCGAAAATTACAACTCACTACACTCTGAACCCACGAGACAAGGATGAAAGATGGGCAG AAGTCGACATGGAACGTTTCGCCGACGAAGCCGATCTTCTGATTGTTGGAGGTGGTCCTGCTGGATTTTCAGCAGCGATCCGTGCCAAGCAGATTGCCGCTGAGAAGGGACAGGAAATTCGGGTGTGTCTGGTAGAAAAGGCCTCTGAAGTGGGCGGTCACATACTTTCTGGGGCTTGTCTAGATCCCGTTGCTTTGAACGAACTAATTCCCGACTGGAAGGAGAAGGAAGCTCCCCTGAACACTCCGGTCACCCATGATAAATTCTCGTACCTGACGAAGAGTGGTAAATTGCCAATCCCCATCTTTCCGGGCTGGCCTATGGATAACCGAGGAAATTACGTGGTTCGATTGGGTCACGTAGTAGCATGGCTCGGTCAGCAGGCGGAAGAACTTGGAGTTGAAATCTACCCTGGTACTGCAGCAGCGGAGGTTCTCTTCCATGAAGATGGCTCCGTGAAAGGAATTGCGACTGGCGATGTGGGCATTTCCAAGTCTGGTGCTCCAAAAGACACTTTCGCAAGAGGCATGGAATTGCATGCTAAAACCACCATCTTTGCCGAGGGATGCCGAGGTCATTTATCTAAACAACTAATGACCAAGTTTGGCCTAAATGCTGAAAACGATCCTCAAACCTACGGAATTGGTTTGAAGGAAGTATGGGAGATTAAACCGGAGAATCACAAACCAGGCTTAGTTGAGCACACCATTGGGTGGCCACTGGATAAAAATACCTATGGTGGTTCTTTCTTGTACCACTTGAGGGAACCAACGCCACTCGTTTCAGTTGGTTTTGTAATTGGGTTGGATTACGTAAACCCGTACATTAGTCCGTTCCAGGAGTTCCAGAGATTCAAAACCCATCCCAAGGTGCGTACAGTCTTCGAGGGAGGCAATCGCATTGCATATGGAGCACGTGCCTTGAATGAAGGTGGCTTCCAAAGCCTTCCGAAGCTCACGTTCCCTGGCGGATGCTTGGTTGGATGCGCTGCCGGTTTCATGAACGTGCCTCGTGTGAAGGGAAGCCACTATGCCATGAAGAGCGGCATGCTGGCGGCTGAGAGTGCCTGTGAAGCTATTTTATCTGGTGCCACTCAGGACAAAACAGGACTGGAACCGAAGGACTATCCTGACAG AATCAAAGAATCGTATGTGTGGAAGGATCTGTACAAGGTTCGAAATGCCCGCCCAAGTTTCCATAATGCATTGGGGCTGTTTGGCGGTGTGGCTTACAGTGGATTTACTCTGCTGGTCGGAGGACGCGAGCCGTGGACCCTCAGACATGGCGCTCCAGATCATACGCGCTTGAAACCGGCCAAGGAATGCAAACCAATCGAATACCCTAAACCCGACGGAAAGATAACGTTCGATCTGCTTTCATCGGTAGCGTTGACCGGAACAAACCACGAAGGTGACCAGCCGGCACATTTGACCCTGAAGGATGACACCATTCCGGTAAAGAACAATCTCGCCATTTATGACGGACCGGAAGCTCGTTTCTGCCCAGCCGGTGTGTACGAATTTGTACCGAACGAAGAGGGTGGCAACATGAAACTGCAAATTAATGCACAAAATTGCATCCACTGCAAGACATGCGACATCAAGGACGTAACGCAGAACATCAACTGGGTCGTTCCCGAAGGTGGCGGCGGCCCTGCCTACAACGGAATGTAA